The genome window tagTACTcatattatatcatatattcAGTCAGTATATCGAGAGACGTTGAAGctatgaaaacaaaactgtCGCTTGCGATTTGTTCAGTTACTTGGACGTTGATGTTGATTACAAATTGTAACGTatgtaattgaataatatatacaaaattaaataataaatttgttgttcgCATAGATGGaaacattttgcaaaatgACGAATGCAGTTTGTGAGACGATGAACACATCTTGGGTCCTCATCCATGAGTGTCGCCTGCGTGCTATCAGTCGAAATATTACCACATTAAACATCGATATCACTTTTCTTCATCCCGCACATGTTATCGATCTTAGGCTGGAGCTAAAAACCAAGGCATTTGGATACAGACCCTCAATTTTCAACTATACCATCGATGCTTGCACATTTCTACGACAACGCAAACATCGAGTATTCATGATGTTTTGGCGTATTTTTAAGGACTTTTCAAACATTAACCATACGTGTCCTTATGTGGTAAGCAACGtaatatttattgaacttgctaaatttatgtaaatccCATCTTAGggtaaacaaattgtaaaggATTTTTACTATGATCCAGCAAATTTAACTCTGCCAATACCAAGCGGTGATTATGTTGTGCTTTTCACTTGGATACTCGATAAGAAACCACAGTTTTTCACCAACATTTACTTCTCATTCTACCAGGATATTATCAATGTataatttttctctttttttatattcatatgtgAACCAAAGTCATACGTTTTAAATAATGtgttatttgcaaaataataaagaatcATGCATAATTGTCAGAAATGCTTTATCAATCGTTTATCAgctttatcaaaaaaaaaactgcggTAGAGTGTGTTTGActgactatgagatacccgttacgcatttttaattagaGTAAAATAGCGCGAAGGTTGTATAAGTCTTCAACTATACTAAATTAACATATCGAAAAAGCTATATTATTGTTCAAGTATACTAAATTAACATACCGAAAAAATGCTCAAATTGTACCATAGACTATATTTggcttatatattttttaaattcaaaatttaccaTGCAGTTCTATGTTAAccatataaatttatttcttaaataacatcaaaaatgtttttttgattAGTACTCATAAATTAGTACTCATAAAgatagtagttattattgtgCTTTGAAA of Drosophila nasuta strain 15112-1781.00 chromosome 3, ASM2355853v1, whole genome shotgun sequence contains these proteins:
- the LOC132792227 gene encoding uncharacterized protein LOC132792227 translates to MKTKLSLAICSVTWTLMLITNCNMETFCKMTNAVCETMNTSWVLIHECRLRAISRNITTLNIDITFLHPAHVIDLRLELKTKAFGYRPSIFNYTIDACTFLRQRKHRVFMMFWRIFKDFSNINHTCPYVGKQIVKDFYYDPANLTLPIPSGDYVVLFTWILDKKPQFFTNIYFSFYQDIINV